A window of Pedococcus aerophilus contains these coding sequences:
- the xdhC gene encoding xanthine dehydrogenase accessory protein XdhC has protein sequence MHWLAAVERLRRERRTGVLVTLVSVRGHAPREAGAKMVVTADDAWDSIGGGNLEATAVARARTMLSEETATPEQISLSLNDKARAEHGQQCCGGEVVILLEPLAVAPSVAIFGMGHVGLELARILARHDVELHLVDSRADHVTEQRLAVLDDAVARVHVHHAPVPELVLGQVPRGTHVLVMTHDHAEDAALCDTALRCGHLASIGLIGSSAKWSRFRQRLAAEGHSPETLARITTPIGLPDLVVGGGKDPATIAVSVAADLLRVFGAERARAATTAEPSRSSESTESVGAER, from the coding sequence GTGCACTGGCTGGCAGCCGTCGAGCGCCTCCGCCGGGAGCGCCGGACCGGTGTCCTCGTCACGCTCGTCTCCGTCCGTGGCCACGCTCCGCGCGAGGCCGGGGCGAAGATGGTCGTCACGGCCGACGACGCCTGGGACAGCATCGGCGGGGGCAACCTCGAGGCCACCGCGGTGGCCCGGGCACGCACGATGCTCAGCGAAGAGACCGCCACACCTGAGCAGATCTCGTTGTCCCTCAACGACAAGGCCCGCGCCGAGCACGGCCAGCAGTGCTGCGGGGGAGAGGTCGTCATCCTCCTCGAACCCCTGGCTGTCGCTCCCTCGGTCGCCATCTTCGGCATGGGCCACGTCGGCCTCGAGCTCGCGCGGATCCTCGCCCGGCACGACGTCGAGCTGCACCTCGTCGACTCGCGCGCCGACCACGTCACGGAGCAGCGCCTCGCGGTCCTCGACGACGCCGTCGCCCGGGTGCACGTCCACCACGCGCCGGTGCCCGAGCTGGTCCTGGGCCAGGTGCCGCGCGGCACCCACGTCCTGGTCATGACCCACGACCACGCCGAGGACGCGGCGCTCTGCGACACGGCGCTGCGCTGTGGCCACCTGGCGTCGATCGGGCTCATTGGCTCGTCGGCGAAGTGGAGCAGGTTCCGGCAACGCCTTGCGGCAGAAGGCCATTCACCCGAGACCCTCGCCCGCATCACCACGCCGATCGGCCTGCCCGACCTCGTCGTCGGCGGCGGCAAGGACCCGGCCACCATCGCCGTCAGCGTGGCCGCCGACCTGCTGCGCGTGTTCGGCGCCGAGCGGGCTCGGGCCGCGACGACCGCCGAACCGAGCCGGTCCAGCGAGTCCACCGAGTCCGTGGGAGCCGAGCGATGA
- a CDS encoding xanthine dehydrogenase small subunit, with the protein MASQHEVMVNGTARPLTGVDPATNALDFLRAQGLTGAKEGCAEGECGACSVMVARPDGGDASRWTAVNACLIPAAALDGQEVVTAEGLGTPEELHPVQREMAVRGGSQCGYCTPGFICSMAAEFYRGDRQPVAAAATSNGSGPHTHEADHEHGENGFDLHALSGNLCRCTGYRPIRDAAYALEQPAEGDPFAERSSRPAPVAAHTRLEGASGIFERPADLPQALALLAEHPGAVLVAGSTDWGVEVNIRGIRAPYAIGIDRLPELRTFHVGDDSVEIGAALTLSEVERGLEGRIPLLDQLFPQFASRLIRNGATFGGNLGTGSPIGDTPPALLALEAVVVLASVDGDREVPLADYFTGYRQTVKRDDELIRAVRIPLPVSGIAAFHKIAKRRFDDISSVAIGFALDVQDGVVAKARIGLGGVAATPIRALATEAALEGQPWTTDVVRAAAEVMGREGTPLDDHRASAPYRSAMLGTALLKLHAQTATPQEVGA; encoded by the coding sequence ATGGCGTCACAGCACGAGGTCATGGTCAACGGGACGGCACGTCCCCTCACCGGGGTCGACCCGGCGACGAACGCGCTGGACTTCCTCCGGGCCCAGGGCCTGACGGGGGCCAAGGAGGGTTGCGCGGAGGGTGAGTGCGGCGCCTGCTCGGTCATGGTGGCCCGGCCCGACGGCGGCGACGCCTCCCGGTGGACCGCGGTCAACGCCTGCCTCATCCCCGCCGCCGCACTCGACGGCCAGGAGGTCGTCACGGCCGAGGGCCTCGGCACCCCCGAGGAGCTGCACCCCGTGCAGCGCGAGATGGCCGTGCGCGGCGGGTCGCAGTGCGGCTACTGCACGCCCGGCTTCATCTGCAGCATGGCCGCGGAGTTCTACCGCGGCGACCGGCAGCCGGTCGCCGCGGCGGCGACCTCCAACGGCTCCGGCCCGCACACGCACGAGGCCGACCACGAGCACGGGGAGAACGGCTTCGACCTGCACGCGCTGTCCGGCAACCTGTGTCGCTGCACCGGGTACCGCCCGATCCGGGACGCCGCCTACGCGCTGGAGCAGCCCGCCGAGGGTGACCCGTTCGCCGAGCGGTCGAGCCGCCCGGCCCCGGTCGCCGCCCACACCCGGCTCGAGGGCGCGAGCGGGATCTTCGAGCGCCCCGCCGACCTCCCGCAGGCCTTGGCGCTGCTCGCCGAGCACCCCGGTGCGGTCCTCGTCGCCGGCTCCACGGACTGGGGCGTCGAGGTCAACATCCGCGGCATCCGCGCGCCATACGCCATCGGCATCGACCGGCTGCCGGAGCTGCGCACCTTCCACGTCGGCGACGACTCCGTCGAGATCGGCGCCGCGCTCACGCTGAGCGAGGTCGAGCGGGGGCTCGAGGGGCGGATCCCGTTGCTGGACCAGCTGTTCCCGCAGTTCGCGTCGCGCCTGATCCGCAACGGCGCAACCTTCGGGGGCAACCTCGGCACCGGTTCGCCGATCGGCGACACCCCGCCGGCGCTGCTCGCCCTGGAGGCGGTCGTGGTGCTCGCCTCCGTCGACGGTGACCGCGAGGTGCCACTGGCGGACTACTTCACCGGCTACCGCCAGACCGTCAAGCGTGACGACGAGCTCATCCGCGCCGTGCGGATCCCGTTGCCCGTCAGCGGGATCGCTGCATTCCACAAGATCGCCAAGCGCAGGTTCGACGACATCTCCAGCGTCGCGATCGGCTTCGCCCTCGACGTGCAGGACGGTGTCGTCGCCAAGGCGCGCATCGGCCTGGGTGGAGTCGCAGCCACCCCGATCCGTGCCCTGGCCACCGAGGCCGCCCTCGAGGGGCAGCCGTGGACGACCGACGTCGTCCGCGCCGCGGCGGAGGTGATGGGACGCGAAGGAACCCCGCTCGACGACCACCGCGCCAGCGCGCCATACCGCTCGGCCATGCTCGGCACCGCCCTCCTCAAGCTGCATGCCCAGACCGCGACCCCGCAGGAGGTGGGAGCATGA
- the xdhB gene encoding xanthine dehydrogenase molybdopterin binding subunit encodes MSALSERPANSVVGQDIPHEAAALHVTGLALYTDDLVQRTHAVLHAHPVQAPHAHALVTGLRTAPAYDVPGVVRVLTAEDVPGVNDAGVKHDEPLFPSEVMFHGHAVCWVLGETLEAARLGSLAVEVDYEPLPSIVSVREAIEADSFQGARPKVERGDVDAGFDDAAHVFSGEFEFAGQEHFYLETHASLALVDENGQVFIQSSTQHPTETQDIVAHVLGVPSNEVTVQCLRMGGGFGGKEMQPHGYAAIAALGARLTGRPVRLRLTRTQDMTMSGKRHGFHAQWRVAFDDSGLIQALDATLTSDGGWSLDLSEPVLARALCHIDNAYWIPNIRVNGRIAKSHKTSQTAFRGFGGPQGMLVIEDILGRCAPLLGIDPIDLRSRNFYADGQSTPYGQPVRHPERVAVCWDQVLATGDVRARQAEIEEFNATHEHAKRGLAVTPVKFGISFNFTAFNQAGALVHVYKDGSVLITHGGTEMGQGLHTKMLQVAATTLGVPLSTVRLAPTRTDKVPNTSATAASSGADLNGGAVKNACEQVLERLREVAGRRLGVHPADVRFVDGQVTTVGGGESVAWADLVNQAYFQRVQLWAAGFYRTEGLHWDSSIMHGSPFKYFSYGVAATEVEVDGFTGAYRTRRVDIVHDVGDSLSPLVDIGQVEGAFVQGAGWLTLEDLRWDESDRPSRGRLATQAASTYKLPSFSEMPEVFNVALLERAHEDGAVYGSKAVGEPPLMLAFSVREALRQAAAAFGPTGTSVDLASPATPEAVWWALEQARRSGAGQDEHGHVDEGAPGVVPDQPDADDRPLRPHSELAAQSAPGGA; translated from the coding sequence ATGAGCGCACTCTCCGAACGCCCGGCGAACTCTGTTGTCGGACAGGACATCCCGCACGAGGCGGCGGCGCTGCACGTCACCGGTCTTGCGCTCTACACCGACGACCTGGTCCAGCGCACCCACGCCGTCCTGCACGCCCACCCGGTGCAGGCGCCGCACGCGCACGCCCTGGTGACCGGGCTGCGCACGGCTCCGGCGTACGACGTCCCCGGCGTGGTCCGGGTCCTCACCGCGGAGGACGTCCCCGGGGTCAACGACGCGGGCGTGAAGCACGACGAGCCGCTGTTCCCCTCCGAGGTCATGTTCCACGGCCACGCGGTCTGCTGGGTCCTCGGCGAGACGCTCGAGGCCGCGCGCCTCGGCTCGCTGGCCGTCGAGGTCGACTACGAGCCGCTGCCGTCGATCGTCAGCGTCCGCGAGGCGATCGAGGCCGACAGCTTCCAAGGGGCACGGCCGAAGGTCGAGCGGGGTGACGTCGACGCCGGCTTCGATGATGCGGCCCACGTGTTCAGCGGTGAGTTCGAGTTCGCCGGGCAGGAGCACTTCTACCTCGAGACGCACGCCTCGCTCGCCCTCGTGGACGAGAACGGCCAGGTCTTCATCCAGAGCAGCACCCAGCACCCCACCGAGACCCAGGACATCGTGGCCCACGTCCTCGGCGTGCCGAGCAACGAGGTCACGGTGCAGTGCCTGCGCATGGGTGGCGGTTTCGGGGGCAAGGAGATGCAACCCCACGGGTATGCCGCCATCGCCGCCCTCGGTGCGCGGCTCACTGGGCGCCCGGTGCGGCTGCGCCTCACGCGCACCCAGGACATGACGATGTCCGGCAAGCGGCACGGGTTCCACGCGCAGTGGCGGGTGGCGTTCGACGACTCAGGTCTGATCCAAGCGCTCGACGCGACGCTCACGTCCGACGGTGGCTGGAGCCTCGACCTGTCCGAGCCGGTCCTGGCCCGGGCGCTCTGCCACATCGACAACGCATACTGGATCCCCAACATCCGGGTGAACGGCCGGATCGCCAAGTCCCACAAGACGTCCCAGACGGCGTTCCGCGGGTTCGGCGGTCCCCAGGGGATGCTCGTCATCGAGGACATCCTCGGTCGGTGCGCGCCACTGCTGGGGATCGACCCGATCGACCTGCGCAGCCGGAACTTCTACGCGGATGGGCAGAGCACGCCGTACGGGCAGCCCGTCCGGCACCCCGAGAGGGTCGCGGTCTGCTGGGACCAGGTGCTGGCCACCGGTGACGTCCGTGCGCGTCAGGCGGAGATCGAGGAGTTCAACGCGACGCACGAGCACGCCAAGCGCGGCCTGGCCGTGACACCGGTGAAGTTCGGGATCTCGTTCAACTTCACCGCCTTCAACCAGGCCGGTGCGCTCGTGCACGTCTACAAGGACGGCTCGGTGCTCATCACCCACGGTGGCACCGAGATGGGCCAGGGCCTGCACACCAAGATGCTCCAGGTCGCGGCGACCACGCTCGGGGTGCCGCTGTCGACGGTACGGCTCGCGCCGACCCGCACCGACAAGGTGCCCAACACGTCGGCCACGGCGGCGAGCTCGGGCGCCGACCTCAACGGTGGCGCCGTGAAGAACGCCTGCGAGCAGGTGCTCGAACGGCTGCGCGAGGTCGCCGGGCGTCGGCTCGGCGTGCACCCCGCCGACGTGCGCTTCGTCGACGGCCAGGTGACCACGGTCGGTGGCGGCGAGTCCGTCGCGTGGGCCGACCTCGTGAACCAGGCGTACTTCCAGCGGGTGCAGCTCTGGGCCGCCGGCTTCTACCGGACCGAGGGACTGCACTGGGACTCCTCGATCATGCACGGCTCGCCGTTCAAGTACTTCTCGTACGGCGTCGCGGCGACCGAGGTCGAGGTCGACGGGTTCACGGGGGCCTACCGCACCCGGCGGGTCGACATCGTCCACGACGTCGGCGACAGCCTGTCGCCGCTGGTCGACATCGGCCAGGTCGAGGGTGCGTTCGTCCAGGGCGCCGGTTGGCTGACGCTCGAGGACCTGCGCTGGGACGAGAGCGACCGGCCCTCCCGTGGCCGACTCGCGACCCAGGCCGCCAGCACCTACAAGCTGCCCAGCTTCTCCGAGATGCCCGAGGTCTTCAACGTCGCGCTGCTCGAGCGGGCCCACGAGGACGGCGCGGTCTACGGCTCCAAGGCGGTCGGCGAGCCCCCGCTCATGCTGGCCTTCTCGGTGCGTGAGGCGCTTCGTCAGGCAGCGGCGGCCTTCGGTCCGACGGGCACGAGTGTCGACCTCGCCTCACCAGCGACCCCCGAAGCGGTCTGGTGGGCGCTGGAGCAGGCCCGTCGCAGCGGCGCCGGCCAGGACGAGCACGGCCACGTGGACGAGGGCGCTCCCGGCGTGGTCCCCGACCAGCCCGACGCCGACGACCGGCCGCTTCGCCCGCACTCCGAGCTCGCCGCGCAGTCCGCCCCCGGTGGAGCCTGA
- a CDS encoding IclR family transcriptional regulator: protein MSTDETTLAPVPATPRTGGVQSLERAFAILETMADAGGVISLSQLANDADLPLPTIHRLVRTLVDLGYVRQEASRQYSLGPRLIRLGETTSRMLGRWARPHMERLAHELGESVNLAMLDGDQIVYVGQVMASRNSMRMFTEVGRRVLPHSTGVGKAIMADLDPADVRALLARTGMPARTEHTLTTPEDFLAELERTRQRGYALDEGEQEVGVRCVAVAVPDAPQLLALSVSGPVTRVTDEFVARATGPLHRAATAISGEMRGPRG from the coding sequence ATGAGCACCGACGAGACCACCCTCGCGCCGGTCCCGGCGACGCCCCGGACCGGCGGGGTGCAGTCCCTCGAACGCGCCTTCGCCATCCTCGAGACGATGGCCGACGCCGGAGGCGTCATCAGCCTGTCGCAGCTCGCGAACGACGCCGACCTGCCGCTGCCGACGATCCACCGCCTCGTCCGCACCCTCGTCGACCTGGGGTATGTGCGCCAGGAGGCCTCGCGCCAGTACTCGCTCGGGCCGCGACTGATCCGCCTCGGCGAGACCACCTCGCGCATGCTCGGTCGCTGGGCCCGCCCGCACATGGAGCGCCTCGCGCACGAGCTCGGCGAGTCGGTCAACCTGGCCATGCTCGACGGCGACCAGATCGTCTACGTCGGCCAGGTGATGGCCTCACGCAACTCGATGCGGATGTTCACCGAGGTCGGCCGCCGGGTCCTGCCGCACTCCACCGGCGTCGGCAAGGCGATCATGGCCGACCTCGACCCCGCCGACGTCCGTGCCCTGCTGGCGCGCACCGGGATGCCGGCACGGACCGAGCACACGCTCACGACCCCCGAGGACTTCCTCGCGGAGCTCGAGCGCACCCGTCAGCGCGGCTACGCCCTCGACGAGGGGGAGCAGGAGGTCGGTGTCCGCTGCGTCGCGGTGGCCGTTCCCGATGCCCCCCAGCTGCTGGCGCTGTCGGTGTCCGGTCCCGTGACGCGCGTGACCGACGAGTTCGTCGCGCGGGCCACCGGGCCGCTGCACCGCGCAGCGACCGCCATCTCCGGCGAGATGCGGGGTCCTCGCGGCTGA
- a CDS encoding guanine deaminase — MTLYRARIVDTPCDPFAGGALRAEEDGGIVVDDTGVITARGAFADVRADHPDEVVIELPGGMLLPGLVDTHVHYPQVRVIGGLGMPLLDWLDQCALPEEARLADVAYAKGVARDFVTGLVDAGTTTALVFGSHFATAVDSMFAAADVAGLRVTTGLVVSDRSLRPELLSTPDRAYDEARGLAERWHGRGRLRYAVTPRFSFSASDAMLESCAATFKEVQGSWFTSHVNENLFEVAEVRRLFGGTNYVHTYANHGLVDRNSVLAHNVHPVDEELALLASQGASVSHCPTSNSALGSGLFPLQRHLDHGVRVALGSDVGAGTGFSLLKEGLQAYFMQQLLGADGVALTSAHLLWLATSAGADALGLADEVGDLSVGKQFDAVWVLPQAGNPLDVGLGNASSTLDALAKVFALGTTTDIEGVWVGGDQIAAGRFRRPATR; from the coding sequence ATGACCCTCTACCGCGCCCGCATCGTCGACACCCCGTGCGACCCGTTCGCCGGCGGTGCCCTGCGCGCCGAGGAGGACGGCGGCATCGTCGTCGACGACACCGGGGTGATCACGGCCCGCGGCGCCTTCGCGGACGTCCGTGCCGACCATCCCGACGAGGTCGTCATCGAGCTCCCCGGCGGCATGCTGCTGCCCGGCCTGGTCGACACCCACGTCCACTACCCGCAGGTCCGTGTCATCGGTGGCCTCGGGATGCCGCTGCTCGACTGGCTGGACCAGTGCGCCCTGCCGGAGGAGGCCCGGCTCGCCGACGTCGCCTACGCCAAGGGCGTGGCCCGCGACTTCGTCACCGGCCTCGTCGATGCCGGCACGACGACGGCGCTGGTCTTCGGCTCCCACTTCGCCACCGCGGTCGACTCGATGTTCGCCGCCGCCGACGTGGCGGGCCTGCGCGTCACCACGGGCCTCGTGGTCTCCGACCGCAGCCTGCGGCCCGAGCTGCTCTCCACGCCTGACCGGGCCTACGACGAGGCACGCGGGCTCGCCGAGCGCTGGCACGGCCGGGGGCGCCTCCGGTATGCCGTGACACCCCGCTTCTCCTTCTCCGCCAGCGACGCGATGCTCGAGTCCTGCGCGGCGACGTTCAAGGAGGTGCAGGGCTCGTGGTTCACCTCCCACGTGAACGAGAACCTCTTCGAGGTGGCCGAGGTGCGGCGGCTCTTCGGCGGGACGAACTACGTCCACACCTACGCGAACCACGGCCTGGTCGACCGCAACTCGGTGCTCGCCCACAACGTGCACCCCGTGGACGAGGAGCTCGCCCTGCTCGCCAGCCAGGGCGCCTCGGTCTCGCACTGCCCGACGAGCAACTCTGCGCTGGGCAGCGGGCTGTTCCCCCTCCAGCGGCACCTCGACCACGGGGTCCGGGTCGCACTGGGTTCGGATGTCGGTGCGGGCACAGGCTTCTCGTTGCTCAAGGAGGGCCTGCAGGCCTACTTCATGCAGCAGCTGCTCGGTGCCGATGGCGTGGCCCTGACCTCGGCCCACCTGCTCTGGCTGGCGACGTCGGCAGGAGCCGATGCGCTGGGCCTTGCCGACGAGGTCGGTGACCTGTCCGTGGGCAAGCAGTTCGACGCGGTGTGGGTGCTGCCGCAGGCTGGCAACCCGCTCGACGTCGGGCTGGGCAACGCCAGCTCGACGCTGGACGCGCTGGCCAAGGTGTTCGCGCTCGGCACGACGACCGACATCGAGGGCGTCTGGGTCGGCGGCGACCAGATCGCCGCCGGACGGTTCCGCCGCCCCGCCACCCGCTGA
- the aceB gene encoding malate synthase A, with protein MSAITVTGGPVERSDEVLTPEALDFLAELQTRFGGTRDELLAARRARREEVSKTGRLDFLEETREVRDGDWTVAEAPADFRDRRVEITGPTERKMAINALNSGAKVWLADLEDANTPHWANVVGGQVNLRDAVRGTIAFTSPQGKEYSLADPSNTPVIVPRPRGWHLDEEHLQFDGKPLVGALVDFGLYFFHNAKELLERGSGPYFYLPKMESHREARLWNDVFTFAQEHVGVPHGSIRATVLIETIPAAFEMDEILYELRDHAAGLNAGRWDYLFSIIKYFRDAGPDFTLPDRNAVTMTAPMMKAYSELLVKTCHRRGAFAIGGMAAFIPSKDPEVNDQAFAKVRADKEREAGAGFDGSWVAHPGMVDLCKEVFTGALGDEPNQLGKQRDDVAVSADDLLAAGRTPGDRTEEGLRGNITVGIAYLQSWLRGNGAVGIHNLMEDAATAEISRSQIWQWLHNDVTLTSGDKVTRELVDRLVDEEYAALEESVGKDAFADGEWEAARRLFVECALDPDFPDFLTLPAYAEVLRLEKA; from the coding sequence ATGTCCGCCATCACCGTGACCGGAGGCCCCGTCGAGCGCAGCGACGAGGTCCTGACCCCCGAGGCCCTCGACTTCCTCGCCGAGCTGCAGACCCGCTTCGGCGGCACCCGCGACGAGCTGCTCGCAGCGCGCAGGGCCCGTCGCGAGGAGGTCTCGAAGACCGGTCGGCTCGACTTCCTCGAGGAGACGCGTGAGGTCCGCGACGGCGACTGGACCGTGGCCGAGGCTCCCGCCGACTTCCGTGACCGCCGCGTCGAGATCACCGGCCCGACCGAGCGCAAGATGGCGATCAACGCCCTGAACTCCGGGGCCAAGGTCTGGCTCGCCGACCTCGAGGACGCCAACACCCCGCACTGGGCCAACGTCGTCGGCGGCCAGGTCAACCTGCGGGACGCCGTGCGCGGCACCATCGCGTTCACCTCACCGCAGGGCAAGGAGTACTCGTTGGCCGACCCGTCCAACACCCCCGTCATCGTGCCCCGGCCCCGCGGTTGGCACCTCGACGAGGAGCACCTCCAGTTCGACGGGAAGCCGCTCGTCGGCGCCTTGGTCGACTTCGGCCTCTACTTCTTCCACAACGCCAAGGAGCTGCTCGAGCGCGGCAGCGGTCCCTACTTCTACCTGCCGAAGATGGAGTCGCACCGCGAGGCCCGGCTGTGGAACGACGTCTTCACCTTCGCCCAGGAGCACGTCGGCGTCCCGCACGGCTCCATCCGCGCGACGGTCCTCATCGAGACCATCCCGGCGGCGTTCGAGATGGACGAGATCCTCTACGAGCTGCGCGACCACGCCGCCGGGCTCAACGCCGGCCGCTGGGACTACCTGTTCTCGATCATCAAGTACTTCCGCGACGCCGGACCGGACTTCACCCTCCCCGACCGCAACGCCGTGACGATGACCGCGCCGATGATGAAGGCCTACAGCGAGCTGCTCGTGAAGACCTGCCACCGGCGCGGGGCGTTCGCGATCGGCGGCATGGCGGCGTTCATCCCGAGCAAGGACCCCGAGGTCAACGACCAGGCGTTCGCGAAGGTGCGGGCCGACAAGGAGCGTGAGGCCGGCGCCGGGTTCGACGGCTCGTGGGTGGCCCACCCGGGCATGGTCGACCTCTGCAAGGAGGTCTTCACCGGCGCCCTCGGCGACGAGCCCAACCAGCTCGGCAAGCAGCGCGACGACGTCGCCGTCTCCGCCGACGACCTGCTCGCGGCCGGCAGGACCCCCGGCGACCGCACCGAGGAGGGCCTGCGCGGCAACATCACCGTCGGTATCGCCTACCTCCAGTCGTGGCTGCGCGGCAACGGCGCGGTCGGCATCCACAACCTCATGGAGGACGCCGCCACCGCCGAGATCTCGCGCTCGCAGATCTGGCAGTGGCTCCACAACGACGTCACCCTCACCTCCGGCGACAAGGTCACCCGTGAGCTCGTCGACCGCCTGGTCGACGAGGAGTATGCAGCGCTGGAGGAGTCCGTGGGCAAGGACGCCTTCGCCGACGGCGAGTGGGAGGCCGCGCGGCGGCTGTTCGTCGAGTGCGCGCTCGACCCCGACTTCCCGGACTTCCTGACGCTCCCGGCCTACGCCGAGGTGCTGAGGCTAGAGAAGGCCTGA
- a CDS encoding NCS1 family nucleobase:cation symporter-1 — protein sequence MSTTEKPFETEAAAAAAGFATHHGEHDGGAGAGLIKPSYDERLTNEDLAPLKEQTWSWYNIFAFWMSDVHSVGGYITAGSLFALGLTSWQVFVCLIVGITIVLFFCNLVAKPSQRTGVPYPVICRSVFGVLGANIPAIIRGLIAVAWYGIQTYLASASLDILLVRMWPALQPYADVDQHGFLGLSTLGYATFALLWVAQAAVFWTGMNTIRKFIDFAGPAVYVVMIALCVYLLSKADWNVNLNLSGEQLSGGKVFTTMLAATALVVSYFSGPMLNFGDFSRYGKSFEAVKKGNFWGLPVNFVFFSLLTVLTAAATLPVYGELITDPVATVGRIDNTFALVLAALTFTTATIGINIVANFVSPAFDFSNVSPQKISWRMGGMIAAVGSVLLTPWNLYNSPETIHYTLDTLGAFIGPLFGVLIAHYYVVHKQQVCIDDLFTLDESGAYHYTKGYNPSAIWATGIAALCAILAVFVPGINRFDDYSWFIGCGIGFAAYCLIAPRMGIGAEQLAAKCDGKVVTE from the coding sequence ATGAGCACCACTGAGAAGCCCTTCGAGACCGAGGCAGCAGCCGCTGCCGCCGGCTTCGCGACGCACCACGGCGAGCACGACGGCGGGGCGGGCGCAGGCCTGATCAAGCCGTCGTACGACGAGCGCCTGACCAACGAGGACCTCGCGCCGCTCAAGGAGCAGACCTGGTCCTGGTACAACATCTTCGCGTTCTGGATGTCCGACGTGCACAGCGTCGGCGGCTACATCACCGCCGGCAGCCTCTTCGCCCTCGGGCTGACGAGCTGGCAGGTGTTCGTCTGCCTCATCGTCGGCATCACCATCGTGCTGTTCTTCTGCAACCTCGTCGCCAAGCCGAGCCAGCGCACTGGCGTGCCGTACCCCGTCATCTGCCGCTCGGTCTTCGGGGTCCTCGGCGCCAACATCCCGGCCATCATCCGCGGCCTCATCGCCGTGGCCTGGTACGGCATCCAGACCTACCTCGCGTCGGCCTCGCTCGACATCCTGCTGGTCCGCATGTGGCCGGCGCTCCAGCCGTATGCCGACGTGGACCAGCACGGGTTCCTCGGCCTCTCCACCCTCGGCTACGCGACGTTCGCCCTCCTGTGGGTCGCGCAGGCAGCGGTCTTCTGGACCGGCATGAACACGATCCGCAAGTTCATCGACTTCGCCGGTCCGGCCGTCTACGTCGTCATGATCGCGCTGTGCGTCTACCTGCTGTCCAAGGCCGACTGGAACGTCAACCTCAACCTGTCGGGCGAGCAGCTCTCCGGCGGCAAGGTCTTCACGACGATGCTCGCCGCGACCGCGCTGGTGGTCTCCTACTTCTCCGGCCCGATGCTCAACTTCGGTGACTTCTCGCGCTACGGCAAGTCGTTCGAGGCCGTCAAGAAGGGCAACTTCTGGGGCCTGCCGGTCAACTTCGTCTTCTTCTCGCTGCTGACCGTCCTCACCGCCGCCGCGACCCTTCCCGTCTACGGCGAGCTCATCACCGACCCGGTGGCCACGGTGGGTCGTATCGACAACACCTTCGCCCTCGTCCTGGCCGCCCTGACGTTCACCACGGCCACGATCGGCATCAACATCGTCGCCAACTTCGTCTCCCCGGCGTTCGACTTCTCCAACGTCAGCCCGCAGAAGATCAGCTGGCGGATGGGCGGCATGATCGCCGCGGTCGGCTCGGTGCTCCTCACCCCGTGGAACCTCTACAACAGCCCCGAGACGATCCACTACACGCTGGACACCCTGGGCGCCTTCATCGGTCCACTCTTCGGGGTCCTCATCGCCCACTACTACGTCGTGCACAAGCAGCAGGTCTGCATCGACGACCTGTTCACCCTCGACGAGTCCGGCGCGTACCACTACACCAAGGGCTACAACCCCTCGGCGATCTGGGCCACGGGCATCGCCGCCCTGTGCGCGATCCTCGCGGTCTTCGTCCCGGGCATCAACCGCTTCGACGACTACAGCTGGTTCATCGGGTGCGGCATCGGCTTCGCTGCCTACTGCCTCATCGCCCCCCGCATGGGGATCGGCGCCGAGCAGCTCGCCGCCAAGTGCGACGGCAAGGTCGTGACCGAGTGA
- a CDS encoding aspartate/glutamate racemase family protein: MRAATGVEAGAIRLTVINPNTTASMTALIEAEAKRVAGPTTVVTGRTPAMGPASIESHYDEALSVPGVLEIIRQDSQADAFVLACFGDPGLDAAREAASRPVIGIAEAAMKTASLLGRSFSVVTTMSRTVGRAWDLTRTYGLERQCAGVHACDIPVLELEEDQDHTYAVILAFAKTALAQDGSDAIVLGCAGMAGLPELLTEQLGVPVVDGVAAGTLLAESLVRQGLRPATHGELAPPPPKAYTGALAAFGR; encoded by the coding sequence GTGAGGGCCGCGACCGGTGTCGAGGCGGGCGCCATACGCCTCACCGTCATCAACCCCAACACCACGGCCTCCATGACCGCCCTGATCGAGGCGGAGGCGAAGCGGGTCGCCGGGCCCACCACCGTGGTGACCGGGCGCACCCCGGCGATGGGCCCCGCGTCGATCGAGAGCCACTACGACGAGGCGCTCAGCGTCCCGGGAGTGCTCGAGATCATCCGCCAGGACTCGCAGGCCGACGCGTTCGTGCTCGCCTGCTTCGGGGACCCCGGCCTGGACGCGGCGCGGGAGGCCGCGTCCAGGCCGGTGATCGGCATCGCCGAGGCGGCGATGAAGACCGCCTCGCTGCTCGGTCGGTCGTTCAGCGTCGTCACGACGATGAGCCGCACGGTCGGCCGCGCGTGGGACCTCACCCGCACCTATGGGCTCGAGCGCCAGTGCGCCGGGGTCCATGCGTGCGACATCCCCGTCCTCGAGCTCGAGGAGGACCAGGACCACACGTATGCCGTCATCCTCGCCTTCGCGAAGACCGCTCTGGCCCAGGACGGCAGCGACGCCATCGTGCTCGGGTGTGCGGGCATGGCGGGGCTGCCCGAGCTGCTCACCGAGCAGCTGGGCGTCCCGGTCGTCGACGGGGTCGCGGCGGGGACGCTGCTCGCGGAGTCACTGGTGCGGCAGGGGCTTCGGCCCGCGACCCACGGTGAGCTCGCCCCGCCCCCGCCGAAGGCCTACACCGGAGCCCTCGCCGCCTTCGGTCGCTGA